The Bacillales bacterium genome includes the window TGAAAAGTCAACCCGTCGTAAAATCCTTCCTTTGCCAGCTTTTCAAAATTCGCGACCGTTTTCGGTGCCGCCTCTGGAAAGAATTCCAGTTCCAGCTTTTCACCGCCGGCCATTGTGATTAACCCTTTTTTCATATTCTTAAACTCCCATCTCATTGCGATTACGCGCTTTATTGTACCTTAAAAGACGGCAAGCAACAACAAGCGCACCTTTAGGCGTCTCCGAGATAACGCAGTGTGGCTGCCGCCAACGTCTTAGCCGCGATCAACATCGACTGTTCATCAATATTGAATTTCGGATGATGGTGAGGGTAGACCGCCGCCAATTCGTGATTCCGCGCCCCGGTAAAGAAAAATGTCCCCGGCACATGATGCAAATAATAGGCAAAATCTTCTCCGCCCATGACCGGATCCACTTCGACAACTTCTTTGGCGCCGACCACTTGTTTTGCCGCTTCGACAAGAACTTCCGTCTCCTCCGGATGATTAACGACTGCTGGATAGCCTCGTTCATATAAAACCCGGCATTCGGCTCCTGCGGCTTTGCATATATGTTCCGCAATTTCCTTGATTCGCGATTCAATCTTCGTGCGCGTTTCCTCGTCGAACGTTCTTACCGTACCGGTGACTGTTGCTCTCTCGGCAATGACATTGAACGCGTTTCCGGCATGAAACGAACCGACGGTTACGACCGCCGATTTTAACGGATCGACTTGACGGCTGACGATTTGCTGCAAATCGGAAACGAGGCGGCTTGCCGCGACGATGGCATCGACTGTTTCATGCGGCATACCGCCGTGCCCGCCTTTGCCGATGACTTCGATTTCGAATTTATCGGCGTTCGCCATGAAATTTCCCGTTCGATAACCGATCGTCCCGGTTTCGAGCGGGGACCATAAATGCGTGCCGAAAATCGCATCTACGCCGTCAAGACATCCGTCTTCGATCATCGGTTTCGCTCCGCCCGGCGTTAACTCCTCAGCAAATTGATGTATAAAAACGATTGTTCCCGTAAGTTCCTTTTGCTTCGCGCAGAGAATCTTCGCAAGGACTAGCAGCTCTGCCGTATGGCCATCATGGCCGCACGCATGCATTACGCCTTCCGTTTCCGACTGATAGGCGGCGCCTGTTTCTTCCTTGATGGGCAATGCATCGAAATCCGCGCGCAACGCGACCGTTTTTCCGGGGCGGCCGCCTTTAAGCGTCGCAACGACCCCTCTTCCGCCTACGCCCGTTCTTACATTCAATCCGAGGTTGCGGTGGTATTCGGCAATGATTTCAGGTGTTCGGACTTCTTGAAAAGACAATTCCGGATGACGGTGGAAGTCTCTTCTCAGTTCAACCATTTCATCGTATGATGTCTCCAATGATTCCCAAATTTCCTCGAGCATTCGCACCCTACCTTTCATCGTTATGACGATCGTACGAAACAATGACGTTTCGTCTATTATCGTATCACACGATGCTTTCGTAAAGTTGTTTGTAATGTTCTGAAGACCGAATCCAGCTGAAATCCTGGTTCATCGCGCGATCGACGAGCTTGTGCCACGTCTTTGGTTGATAGCGATAATAACCGACCGCTCTTTCCACCGTGTATAACATGTCGTGAGCATTGTAATGGCTGAAGCTGAATCCATAACCTTCATCAGTAACATCATTGTAAGGAATGACGGTATCGCGCAACCCCCCGGTCTCTCTTACGATCGGAAGGCTCCCGTACCGGAGGGCAAGAAGCTGGCCGATGCCGCACGGTTCAAACAGAGAAGGCATGAGAAACAAGTCGGATGCGCCGTAGATTTTACGTGCCAGCGATTCATCAAAATAAAGAAAAGCACGCACCTGGTCACGATTTTCGCGTTCAAGCGAACGAAAAGCATCTTCGTAAGCAGATTCTCCTGTTCCGAGCAAGACGAATTGCACGCGCAAGGAAAGCATTTCCTGAAAAACGCGCAAAACAAGGTCGATCCCTTTTTGGTCCGTCAATCTCGTCACCATTCCAATTAGCGGAACGCTTGAATCAGCCGGCCATTCACACCATGCTTGCAAGTTCTCTTTATTGAGGCGTTTTCCCGAAAAATCGTTAAACCGGGCAGGCAAATGAGAATCGGTTTCGGGGTTGTAAAGTTCCGTATCGATTCCGTTTAAGATGCCGTGAAGATCGTTCGAGCGCTTGCGAAGGAAACCGTCCAGTTGTTCGCCGAAATAACCCGTTTTGATTTCCTCCGCATACGTCGGACTGACGGTAGTCAACACGTCTGAGTATGCAAGTCCAGCTTTTAAATAACTGACGTTTCCGTAAAATTCCAATCCGTCCGGGTGGAAATACAATTCGCTCAAATCGAGT containing:
- a CDS encoding M20 family metallopeptidase, with amino-acid sequence MLEEIWESLETSYDEMVELRRDFHRHPELSFQEVRTPEIIAEYHRNLGLNVRTGVGGRGVVATLKGGRPGKTVALRADFDALPIKEETGAAYQSETEGVMHACGHDGHTAELLVLAKILCAKQKELTGTIVFIHQFAEELTPGGAKPMIEDGCLDGVDAIFGTHLWSPLETGTIGYRTGNFMANADKFEIEVIGKGGHGGMPHETVDAIVAASRLVSDLQQIVSRQVDPLKSAVVTVGSFHAGNAFNVIAERATVTGTVRTFDEETRTKIESRIKEIAEHICKAAGAECRVLYERGYPAVVNHPEETEVLVEAAKQVVGAKEVVEVDPVMGGEDFAYYLHHVPGTFFFTGARNHELAAVYPHHHPKFNIDEQSMLIAAKTLAAATLRYLGDA
- the glgA gene encoding glycogen synthase GlgA; amino-acid sequence: MNVLFAATECVPFVKTGGLADVIGALPAALNRIGVNTAVILPKYQDISAKHKAKMELIAKVNVPVGWRNQYCGIETLKHEGIRFYFLDNEYYFKRNGSYGYDDDGERFAFFSRAVLESLPHLHEKPDVLHCNDWQTGPVSVLLQAHFQNRPFYASLKTVFTIHNLRYQGIYPKAVLSDLLDLSELYFHPDGLEFYGNVSYLKAGLAYSDVLTTVSPTYAEEIKTGYFGEQLDGFLRKRSNDLHGILNGIDTELYNPETDSHLPARFNDFSGKRLNKENLQAWCEWPADSSVPLIGMVTRLTDQKGIDLVLRVFQEMLSLRVQFVLLGTGESAYEDAFRSLERENRDQVRAFLYFDESLARKIYGASDLFLMPSLFEPCGIGQLLALRYGSLPIVRETGGLRDTVIPYNDVTDEGYGFSFSHYNAHDMLYTVERAVGYYRYQPKTWHKLVDRAMNQDFSWIRSSEHYKQLYESIV